The genomic region GCGTGCTCTTCATCGTCATCGTCATCGTCATCGGGAACATCGTGAACTGTCCGGACAGGCAGCGGGTGCCTGCAACCAGCCCATCATCGTTTTCAGGGCTTCCTGAGCTGGCGCAGATCCTTGAACGCCGCCACCCCGTCCGGCCGATGACCAACCGTCAGCATGGACTGGCCGGGAGGCCCGGGCGTTATGAACACCCAGGTCTTCAGGTTCCCATCGGCATCCGTCCACTCCGTACGCCCCCACAGCCCGATGTTCCGCATTTCCAGCGGCTCCTCACTCGACGCCTTGCCCAGCATCTTCTGCACCTGCGGCTGCAGCTTCCCGTACAGTGCCCGGATCTCGTCGTCTTCCCGTAACCACGGGTTGTCCGTCGTCACCATGACCTGGTAGTAGCCACCGTCCAGGAAGTAGTACTTCACCTTGAACAGGGCGCCGGCCAACTTCATGTCCTTCTCCAGCAGCCCCTCGGCGCCATTGACCAGCCTGCTCGGCCGCTCGGGCACCATCAGCCCGGACCTCTGTTTCTTCACCTCGGCCACGCTCATGCCGGCCTTCAGACCCGTCCAGAGCTTGCGCAGGGCGGCACCCTCACGGCCCACCCCATCATCCTGAGCCAGCTTCAGTTCCCCCTCGACCTCCCCCCCGCAAGGCATCGCCTGGTAGCTGACCTTGCCGTCCACCTTGCACTTGTAGACCTGCGCCTGCGCAGGCATGGCGGCCGTCATCAATCCCGCCGCCAACGGCAGGGCGAACAGGAAGCGGCACGCATGGAAGCGCCCTGACAGGCGACGCGAAACCGGAGAGACCTTCATCATCGGGAACATCGGGGCCATTCACAGAGGAAGCGGGTTCTTTTGCCGCGAATTTTTACCCGCAAACCTCACCGCTTCGCACACACCGCCCGATGGAAGGCCCAGCCCGACAGACCGGCCACCACGCAACCCCACTGCAAAAACAGAAAGCCCGGACAGGTCATCTCATCGACCTGCCCGGGCTTCCGGCTCACCTGGCAGCCCTGACAGAAGGCCCCAGATTTCAAAAGATGTCAGACCTTACTTGGAAAACACCTTCTTCAGGATGGCCGAACCCGTACCCACCGGATCCGCACGAATCGACTTCTCTTCCGCCGCGATCATCTTGTACAGACCATCCATCGCCTTGTTGGTCACATAGCTCTCGATCTTCGCGTCGTCCGACTTCACCACCCCCAGCTTGGACGCCTGCCCGGCCAGCGAGTTGTACTGCTTCGCCAGCCCCATCTTGCCCGTGTACTGCGTCACGATCGGCAGGAACTTCTGGTACATCTCCTTCGAGGTCTTCTCACGGAAGAAGCTCGTCACCGAATCATCGCCGCCCGCCAGGATGCCCTTGGCATCCTTCACCGACATGCCCTTGATGGCATTGAGCAGCAGCGTCTTCGCCTCCGGCACCGCCGCCTCGGCCGCCCGGTTGATGTTCACCTGCAGCGCCTCGAAATCCTTCTGCTTGCCCATCAGCTTGGCCGCCTTCTCCAGCTTCTGCAGACTGGACGGCAGCGGGATCTTCACCTCCGGGTTGCCCAGAAAGCCATCGGCCTTGCCCAGACTGGCCACCGCCGACTCCGCCCCCTTCTGCAGCGCCGCCTTCACCGCCGCCGACGCATCAGTCTGCGTGATCGACGACAGATCCAGCGCCAGTGCCGTGCCCGGCAGCCCCACCGTCCCGGCCAGCGCCACACCCAGTGACAGCGAAGCCGCAGCCAGCGGTGCACCCAGCAGGCGGCGTACCTTGATCATGGAATGAACACCCATCAAACTCTCTCCCATCGGGTCAGAAACCAGTCTTCGATTGTGACAGATGACAGATGCCCCGACATGTAAAACACCGTTGAAGTCTGGCAGTCGCGCCCACCAGAACGCTTGCCCCGACCGGCTACAACTAACAGCGTCCCCATGAATCCCTGGGCAATGTACCGCCTGCGGTCTACATGCTCAGGACTTTCCCAGCCGGAGTCTCTACTTTTGGGTTGTCCTCTTGACGGGGGAGTCTACGCTGATCCATCATGATGTTTCCAGATTCATCATGATGGCTACTTGCATGAACACCCCTGTGCGCGAAAAGTTTTCTTCCCAGGCTGCGCCTGAGGTACTGGCGGCGCTTCGCCAGATTGCAGAGGCCGAAGGCCGGCAGTTTCAGTCCATACTGGATGAGGCACTGCGCGACTACATTGATCGCAGGCAGAGGGAACGCCCTCGGCGGCACGTCATGTCGGCCTTTGCAGCCAGTCTGGACGAGTTCGATGCGTTGTATCGAGAGCTGGCCAAGTAGGTGGCCATGACAACCGACTACCTGACAACGGCGGATTTACTTGGCCTGCACAGGGTGCTGATGCAGCGTTATGGGGGAACCCCTGGGCTCAGGGATGCGGGTGCGCTGGAGTCGGCGCTTTTTCGTCCGCAGACGGGCTACTACGAGGACATCGTGGCCGAAGCGGCGGCATTGATGGAAAGCCTGGCCATCAATCACCCCTTCATCGATGGCAACAAGCGCATCGCCTTTGCGGCGACGGATGTCTTTCTGCGCATCAATGGCTGGCGCCTGCATCGCCCTGCACTGCAGATCCATGAAGACATGATGCAGATGCTGGAATCCGGCACGTTCGACCTTGCCCGGCTGGAGCCTTGGTTGCGCAGCTTTGCCAGCCCGGACGATCGGTGAGTATCGGGATGGCGCGTGCTTGGCTCAGGCTATAGATATTTTTATTGCTGCCGCCAATCAGTGTCCTGGCGCCGTTTTATGGCGTTCGGCGCCAAGGCAACCCACGGCAGCGCAGGGGCCCTACACCACCCCCCGCTCCCGCAGCCCCGCAATGCCTGCCGCATCCACCCCCAGATCGGCCAGGATCTCGTCGGTGTGTTCACCCACCAGAGGAGGCGCACGGCGGTACTCCACCGGGGTCTTCGACAGTCGGATCGGGCTGGCCACCAGCGGCACCTCGCCGGCCTCGGGGTGCGGCAACGTCACGGCCAGACCGCGCGCCTGCACCTGCGGGTCGGCAAACACCTCGGCCAGACCATTGATGGGACCGCAGGGCACGGCACGGGCCTCCAGCTGCCCAATCCACTCAGCCGTGGTGCGGGTTGCCGTGATCTCGTTCAACAGCGGGATGAGTTCGGCGCGGTTTTCCACCCGCGCACGGTTGGTGGCAAAGCGCACATCGGCCGCCAGTTCAGGCCTTCCAGCCACCTCGCAGAAGCGGGCAAACTGACCGTCGTTGCCGATGGCCAGGATCATGTGGCCATCCGCCGTGGGGAAATCCTGATACGGAACGATGCTGGGGTGCGCATTGCCCATCCGGCGCGGGCTGTTGCCGGTCGCCAGATAGTTCATGGCCTGGTTGGCCAGACAGGCCACCTGCACGTCCAGCAGCGCCATGTCGATGTACTGTCCCTCACCGCTTTGCTCGCGCCAGGCCAGCGCCGCCAGCACGGCATTGGTGGCATACAGGCCGGTCAGGATGTCGGTCAACGCCACGCCCACTTTCATGGGACCGGCGCCCGGTTCTCCATCCGGCCGGCCGGTGATGCTCATCAACCCGCCCAGGCCCTGGATCAGGAAATCATAGCCAGCGCGTGGCGCATAGGGACCATCCTGCCCGAAGCCGGTGATGGAGCAATACACCAGCCGCGGATTGACGGCCTTCAGGCTGTCGTAGTCCAGTCCGTACTGTTTCAGGCCGCCCAGCTTGAAGTTCTCCAGCACCACGTCGGACTTCGCCGCCAGCCGACGCACGATGTCCTGGCCTTCCGGCTGGGTGATATCGACCGTAATGGAGCGCTTGTTCCGGTTGGCGCACAGATAATAGGCAGCCACCGAAGTATCTTGCCCCTGATCATCCTTGATCCATGGCGGCCCCCAGCCTCGGGTATCGTCGCCGGGCCCCGGGCGCTCGACCTTGATGACATCCGCCCCCAGGTCAGCCAGAATCTGCCCCGCCCACGGACCAGCCAGAATGCGCGACAGGTCCAGCACGCGAATGTGTGACAGCGCGCCCGCCATGATCAGTCTCCTCATGTTTTTTGGTTCTTGCCGCACACTCCCAACAAGGCCGTGCGGCCGGCCGAAAGAACCGACGACCCGTCATCCGGACCGAGTCGCCTCTGGCATGCCAGGGTCGATCAGTTGGCAAACGCTGCAATGCCGGTGATGGCCCTGCCCAGGATCAGCGCATGGATGTCATGCGTGCCCTCGTAGGTGTTGACCACCTCGAGGTTCACCAGATGACGCGCCACCGGGTATTCGTCGGAGATGCCGTTGCCCCCCAGCATGTCGCGCGCCATCCGGGCAATGTCCAGCGCCTTGCCGCAGGAATTGCGCTTGACGATGGAGGTGACTTCCACCGGCGCAATGCCCTCATCCTTCATGCGGCCCACACGCAGCACGGCCTGAAGGCCCAGCGAGATCTCGGTCGCCATGTCGGCCAGCTTCTTCTGGATGAGCTGGTTGGCCGCCAGCGGCCGGTTGAACTGCTTGCGGTCCAGCGTGTACTGGCGGGCGGCCTCATAGCAGGCCTCGGCAGCCCCCAGCGCGCCCCAGGCAATGCCATAGCGGGCGGAGTTCAGGCAGGTGAACGGACCTTTCAGGCCACGCACCTCGGGGAAGGCATTCTCTTCAGGCACGAACACCTCGTCCATCACGATCTCGCCGGTGATGGAGGCACGCAGACCCACCTTGCCGTGGATGGCCGGTGCCGACAGCCCCTTCCAGCCCTTCTCCAGGATGAAGCCGCGGATCTGGCCTTCGTCATCCTTGGCCCAGACCACAAAGACATCGGCGATGGGACTGTTGGTGATCCAGGTCTTGGCCCCCGACAGGCTGTAGCCACCCTCGACCTTGCGGGCGCGCGTCACCATGCTGCCCGGGTCGGAGCCATGGTTGGGCTCGGTCAGACCAAAGCAGCCGATCAGCTCACCCGTGGCCAGCTTGGGCAGATACTTCTGCTTCTGCTCTTCGGTGCCGAAAGCCTCGATGGGCACCATCACCAGCGAGCCCTGCACGCTCATCATCGAGCGGTAGCCGGAATCGACCCGCTCGACCTCGCGGGCGATCAGCCCGTAACAGACATAGTTGAGCCCAGCGCCACCGTATTCCTCGGCGATGGTGGGGCCCAGCAGGCCCAGCTCCCCCATCTCGCGGAAGATGCTCACATCGGTCTTCTCATGGCGGAAAGCCTCCTGCACACGCGGCAGCAGCTTGTCCTGGCAGTAGGCACGGGCGCTGTCCTGCACCATGCGCTCGGTATCGGAAAGCTGCGCATCCAGCAGCAGCGGGTCAGCCCAGTTGAAGGGGGCGCGATGGGAAGCCATGGGTCGTCTCCTTTTCATTATTCCTTGCGCGCATTCTAGCGACCCACAAAAGCCACCTCAAACGACATTTATGCAGTAACCTGTGCGATTCAGGAACTCCGAGATCGTTCGCCCCAGCCTCAAGCCCCCAACCCCATCATGCGCAAGAAGATCCCCAGCACCCACGCCCTGCTTGCCTTCGAGTCCGCGGCCCGCCACGAAAGCTTCACGCGGGCGGCCGAGGAACTGGCGCTGACCCAGAGCGCCGTCTGCCGACAGATCAACGCGCTGGAGGACTACCTGGGCGTGCCGCTCTTTCGGCGCACCCGGCGGGGTGTACAGCTGACCGAGGCCGGACAGGACTACAGCCGGCAGATCGGCCCCCGGCTGGACGCCCTGGAGCAGGACACCCTGGCCGTGATGTCGCAGCACGGCACCGGCAGCACGCTGGACCTGGCTGTCGTGCCTACCTTCGCCACCCGCTGGCTGCTGCCACGCCTGGGCCGTTTCCAGGCCCGCCAGCCCGAGGTGATCGTGAACCTGCACACCCAGACACGTCCCTTCCTGTTCGACCAGACCGGCTTCGACGCCGCCATCTACTTCGGCGATGCCGGCTGGCCGGGCACCGAGGCACATTTCCTGATGCACGAATACCCGGTGCCGGTATGCAGCCCCACCCTGCCCGGCGTGCAGCTGCACATGACGCCCGAGGCCATTGCCGAGCTGCCGCTGCTGCAGCAAAGCACCCGTCCCTACGCCTGGCGACAGTGGTTTGCCGCCGCCGGCGTGACCACCCCCCGCGCCATGACCGGCATGCGGCTGGAGCTGTTCTCGATGCTGGCCCAGGCCGCCATCGAACGGCTGGGCGTGGCACTGATCCCGCCCTTCCTGATCCAGCAGGAGCTGGCCAACGGCAGCCTGATCAGCCCCTGCCCCCAGAGCATGCCCAGCTCACGCGCCTATTATCTGATCGTGCCCGAACACAAGGCCGAACGGCCGGCCCTGACGTGCTTTCGGGAGTGGCTGGTGGGTGAGGCCAAAGAAAACGCATGAACAGCAAGCGCTCAGGACCCTTTGAAGATTCAACCTCTGTCCGAATGAAGATCTCCGCCCGCATGAAACCCACGACCCTGCACTGGAACCTGTCCCACAGCTATCGCTCGCTGCCCCAGGCCTTCTTCTCGGACGCTCAGCCCGCCCGCTTCCCCAAGCCCCAGGTTCTGCTCTTCAACCAGTCCCTGGCCCGCGAGCTGGGGCTGCTGCCCACAGAAGACGCCACTGCGACCGATGCCGGCGCCGGTGCCGATGCCAGTGCAGCCGCCCATCCGGCAACGCCGACACCATGGTCGGATGGCAGCCCCTTGATGGCGGAGGCCGCCGACTTTTTCTCGGGCAACCGATTCCCCGAGGGGTCCTTGCCACTGTCGCAAGCCTATGCGGGCCATCAGTTCGGGCATTTTGCGATGCTGGGTGACGGGCGGGCCACCCTGATCGGCGAGCAGATCACGCCGGATGGGCAACGCATCGACATCCAGCTGAAAGGCAACGGGCAAACGCCCTATTCACGCCAGGGTGACGGCAAGGCGGCGCTGGGACCAATGTTGCGCGAATACCTGATCAGCGAAGCGATGCACGCGCTGCACATCCCGACGACGCGCAGTCTGGCGGTCGTCACCACGGGTGACCGCGTCCATCGCCGCGGCCCAAAAACCGGGGCCGTGCTGACCCGAACCGCCCAGAGCCATATCCGGGTCGCCACCTTCCAGTATGCTGCGGCCCTGCGCGACGTCGCCGCACTGAAGGCGCTTGCCGACTACACCATCGAACGGCACTTTCCGGACATCCGCACCGAAACCGCTGCGGATCCGAAGCTCACCCCCTACCGGCTGATGCTGCGCCGGGTCATCGCACGCCAGGTCGCCCTGGTGGCGCAGTGGCAATCAGTGAGCTTCATCCACGGCGTGATGAACACCGACAACATGGCCATTACCGGTGAGACGATCGACTACGGCCCCTGCGCCTTCATGGACACCTATGATCCAGATACCGTGTTCAGCTCGATCGACCATCAAGGCCGCTACCGCTACAGCAACCAGCCCCCTATCGCACACTGGAACCTGACCCGGCTGGCCGAGACCCTGCTGCCGCTCTTCAGTGACGATCAGGACGAAGCCGTCGACATGGCCAAGGAGGAACTGAACGCCTTCGCCAGCCAGTTCGAGGCCTGCTACACCCGACACATGTGCCAGAAGCTGGGTCTCTTCACCCCGCAGGATGCAGAAGTGCCCGCCAGCGACCAGCTGCTGGCCGTCGACCTGCTGCAGCTGATGCTGAATCACGAAGCCGACTACACCAACACCTTCGTGCGCCTCACGCTGGCCATGGACGGCCAGGAGGGCCACGATCTGGATGGCACCGACCCCCTGTTTTCCAGCGAGGCCTTTGCCGCCTGGAAAACCCGCTGGCATGCGCGGCTTGATGAGCAGGCACAGAGCCAACAGGAAACCGCCGCACGGATGAAATCAGCCAACCCGTTCGTCATCCCCCGCAACGCCCTTGTCGAAGCCGCCCTGGAAGCCGCCGAAGCACGCGACATGCAGCCCTTCAACGCACTGCTATCCGTCCTGCAGCGCCCATTCGACCCCGAATCAAATATTCGGGCCTATCAGAAGGTTCCGAAGGACAGCCGGGAATACATGACTTTCTGCGGAACCTGAGGCCACGCACGAACGGCGCTGACGTCAGACACGGGGCGCAGCAAAACGCGGCCGCAGCACAAACGCATTCTGCGAGCCAATAGCCAGAACGAGACTGAGCCCGGCGCTGAAGCCGGCCAGGATGGCGTCATTCATTGCCCATTCTGGACAGACGTGCCTTGCCTTTCTCGGTCAGTCGATACTTCTGCAGGCGACTGTTCGGTTTTTCCGGCAAGGTATAGGCCACCTCGTCGGCAGCAATCAGTCGGCGCATCGACTCATCCAGGTATCGATTGGGTCGGGTACGCCCCAAGGCCTTGGCGATCTCGATCTTGGACAGCGGGGCACCTTCCTTCAGGACATGTAGAACCCGCCAGCTCACAGAAGGCCCATCTTCTGACTCTACCCCTGACTCTACCCCTGACTCTACCCCTGACTCTACCCCTGACTCTACCCCTGACTCTACCCCTGACTCTACCCCTGACTCTACCCCTGACTCTACCCCTGACTTCGCTGGGGTCTTCATCAGTCGATTCTGGCCAATGAACACGGTGATCCGCAAGTGCATGCCGATCTCTTCGATCACCGGCTCGGGCAAGCCAAGCTCGCTGGCCTCCCGGAACATCCGACGCACGCCACTGCCCCATTGTTCGATGAGGCCCAACTCACGAAATACCCGGGCAATGACGCGATTGCGCAGGTTGGAAACCCCCTGGCGCATTTCCTCGATGGTCATACCCGGCACCAGGATGCCCGGACTCTCAACTTCGATCCGATCATCGAAGAAGGCCACCCGTATCGGTGCACCAGGGTGCGAATAATCGGCATGAACCAAGGCGTTGGTGACGGCTTCACGCAGTATCAGCAACGGGATGCTCCAGACATCCTGACGCCGGACGTTCGAGAAATCCGCACCGCGTATGGCATGCTTTTTCAGAAACAGCATGACCTGCTCGACACAATCAGGCAGGCTTGCATGGATCTCGGCATGATCGAATATATGCGCCTTGTCGACACCGATGAACCGGCCACACTGCACCCAGGCATCTGGGAAATAGGCGCCTCGATCCTTCCCGAACAGCAGCATGCCGCCCTTGCTGGGTACCAACCTGCCTTGGTCACGCACCAGGACACGCAGGCTCAGCAACGCCTGCTCATCCAGCTTTCGCCGATCACTGAACAGACGCTGTGCTGCCTGGATGTCCAGATCATCCGGCCCCAGGTCCGGCATCGGCATTTCGTCGAACACGATGCCTTCGGAGGTACGCCGCAACTCGGCTGCCAGCGCTGATCCCGCCTGTCGATTGCTGGACCCTAGGCGAACATAAACGCCGTCTGGCTGCCCTTCCGACTTGAGGTAATAAGGCCGATTGCTACCCGGAAAGACCTCCACGGCCAGGATGCTCCTGTCCTGCCAGCTCAGTATTTCCACATTGGGCACCAGCCGGGGGGCGATGGCATCACCGATCAGATTGTCCAGCCGCTCCTCATCATCCAGCGGCTGCTCCAGACCGATCACCGTCCGGTCATCTGCCACACCGATCAGCACGACTCCTCCGGCCGAGTTGGCAAAGGCCACCAATGTCTTCAGCAGGTTCCGGGGTGATGAAAGGTCACGCTTGAACTCCAGCGTCTTGCCTTCCGGCTGTGTCAGCAGATGTTCGATAAAGGAATTCATGCCTTGTCACCTCTTTTCTTCACGCCCCTGCTCACAAGACTGAAAAACGCCCTTTCGCTTCAAGAGATGAACACAGGCGTGAATACTTGCCAGATAGTAATAAAAAATCCAACTTAAGAAAACATCCTTGTCATAATCTGTTTTCTGATCTATATTATGATGTCTAATACCAAATCTGTTCGCAATCTCGAAAAGATCCCTCTCATCTTCTTTATGAAGAATCTTTTCTTGAGATTTTTTAATCAAGAACTCCAAGACATCCGCCAACTCCCTAACCGCATTCTTTCTGTTTTGAAAAGAACCCGCCTCCTTGTCGCGCATCCTGAAAAGCAATTTTGCCGCCAAAACCCTCTTCCCAACATTATTTTTATCCGGATGATTGATGTCAGCATCAAATAACGACTCCAAACCCTCGGGAACCAAGGACAAAACATCGCCAGTCTCGGATAGCTCAAACCCATCGCAATACCGACGCAAAACTTCTCTCATTCTCGATATAAAATACTCTCTTCCGGCCTCTCCGTCATAATCACCACAAAAAAAACCATTTGAGTCGTAAACCGGCCTAGAAACATGATTGAACAAGTATTCAATAATGTCGAATAAGTCACCATCAGACACATAACCGCTCATGTCACCAAGCGGCCAAAGTCCCTTCTTTCCAAGACTGGCAAAAACACGAAATGACGGATCAAGACCATGCTCCCCCACGCCATCGTTTGAATCACCCCCGAAATACTGATCTAGGTAGCCACAACGCTTCAGCTCTTGAACCTCGTAGCTGAACAGCTCCTTTAGTTCATCAAACCCAATACTTCGCGCTCTTCCAGACGCCCTTTCGGAATAGAATTTATGCTTACCCATGATCTACGATCCCCGCCCGAAATCAAACGATCAGACGCTCAATGCGCCTGCTCCCAGTTCTCTCCCACGCCCACTTCGGCCAGCAGCGGCACCGAAAGCTGGGCCACGCCGGCCATGCGGGCCGGCAGGTCGGTCTTCAGGCGTTCCACCTCGGCGTCGGGCACTTCCAGCACCAGTTCGTCGTGCACCTGCATCACCAGGCGGGCGCCCAGGTTCTCGCGTCGCAGCCAGGCGTGCACGTCGATCATTGCCAGCTTGATGAGGTCGGCGGCCGTGCCCTGCATGGGGGCGTTGATGGCGGCGCGCTCGGCCATCTGGCGGCGGCCCATGTTGGATGATCCGATCTCGGGCAGCCACAGCCGGCGACCGAACACGGTCTCGACGTAGCCCTGCTCGCGGGCCTGGGCGCGGGTACGCTCCATGTAGGCGGCCACGCCAGGATAACGCGCGAAGTAGCGGTCGATGTAGGCCTGTGCCGCACCACGCTCGATGCCCAGGTTGGCCGCCAGGCCGAAGGCGCTCATGCCGTAGATGAGGCCGAAGTTGATCACCTTGGCATAGCGGCGCTGCTCGCTGTTGACTTCCGCAATCGGCACGCCGAAGACTTCGGATGCGGTGGCGCGGTGCACGTCCTCGCCGTCGGCGAAGGCCTTCAGCAGCCCGGCATCCTGCGAGATGTGGGCCATGATGCGCAGCTCGATCTGCGAGTAGTCGGCCGACATCATCTGGTGACCGGGCGGCGCAATGAAGGCTTCGCGGATGCGTCGCCCTTCCGGGGTGCGCACCGGGATGTTCTGCAGGTTCGGGTCGCTGGAGGCCAGCCGGCCGGTGATGGCCACGGCCTGTGAATAGGTGGTGTGCACACGCCCGGTCTTCGGGTCGACCATCTCCGGCAGCTTGTCGGTGTAGGTGGACTTCAACTTGGCAAGGCCTCGCCACTGCAGCAGCACCTTGGGCAGCGGGTAGTCCAGCGCCAGCTTCTCCAGCACGCTCTCGTCGGTGGACGGCTTGCCGGCCGGGGTCTTCTTCACCACCGGCAGCCCCAGCCGCTCGAAGAGGATCTCGCCCAGCTGCTTGGTGGAGCCCAGGTTGAAGGGCTGGCCCGCCAGTTCGTGCGCCTGCCTTTCCAGCTCCTGCAGCTGTTCGGCCAGCTGCTGCGACTGGGCACGCAGCCGGTCACGGTCCAGCAGCACGCCGTGGCGCTCCATGTCATAGAGCACCTGCAGCGTGGGCATCTCGATGTTGCGGTAGATGTGGCGCAGCCGTTCGCTGGCCTCGATGGCCGGCCACAGCGTGCGGTGCAGCTGCAGCGTCACGTCAGCGTCCTCGGCCGCATAGGGGGTGGCCACGTCCAGCGCCACCTGGTCAAAGCCGATGGCCTTGGCGCCCTTGCCCGCCACTTCCTCGTAGGTGATGGTGGTGCGATTCAGGTGGCGTCCGGCCAGCGCGTCCATGCCGTGGGTGCGGTGCGCCTCCAGCACGTAGGACTCCAGCATCGTGTCATCGACCACGCCGCGCAGCGTGATGCCGTGGTTGGCCAGCACGTGCATGTCGTACTTGATGTTCTGGCCCACCTTCTGCTGCGCATCGCTTTCCAGCCAGGGCTTCAGCACCGCCAACACCTCGTCCAGCGGCAGCTGTTCGGGCACGCCCGCATAGTTGTGCCCCACCGGGATGTAGCAGCCCTGCCAGGGCGTGACGGCCAGCGAGATGCCCACCAGTCGCGCCGCATGCGGATCCTTCGATGTGGTCTCGGTGTCGATGGCCACCCGGTCGGCCGCCTGCACGCGCGCCAGCCACGCATCCAGCGCCGCGCACGTGGTCACCGTCTCGGCCTGCAGCTCGCCTGCCGGCGGCGCTTCCAGCACGATGCCGTCACGTGTGAAGTGGCCAATGCCGCCGGGCAGCGCTTCCAGCCCCGCAGTACCATCACCGGCCGCACCACGCCCTGCCCGGCCGCCTGCCGCGCCGGCCGATACCTGTCCCGACGTGCCCTGCCCGGCCGAAGCCCCCTCACCCGCAGCAGCGCCTGTCGTATCCGCACCGTGGCCCATGCCAGCCCCCGCCTCGCGTCGCTGCCGATCGGCCACCAGCCGGCGTGCGAAGGTGCGCAGCTCCCAGCGATCGAACAGTCCCAGCAGCGCCTCCTCGTCCTCGGGACGCAGCTTGAGCGTCTCCACGCCGCCCACCCAGGCGCTCAAGTCGGCGTCACGCAGCACCGTCACCAGCTCGCGGCCGCGCGGCAGCCAGTCGCGCGCTGCGCGCAGGTTCTCGCCCACCTTGCCCTTGATCTCGTCGGCATGCTGCAGGATGGCATCCAGCGAGCCGTATTCATTCAGCCACTTGGCGGCCGTCTTGGGCCCCACCTTGTCCACGCCCGGCACGTTGTCCACCGCATCGCCGGTCAGCGTCAGGAAATCGATGATCTGCCCCGGATCGACGCCGAACTTGTCGCGCACGCCGGCGGCGTCCATCACCGTGGGCGGCACGCCGTCGCGGGTCATCGTGTTGACCAGCAGGGTCTCGTCATCGACCAGCTGCGCCAGGTCCTTGTCGCCGGTGGAGATGACGGTGCGCATGCCGGCGGCACGCGCGCGGGTGGCCAGCGTGCCGATCACGTCATCGGCCTCGATGCCCGGCACCACCAGCAGCGGCCAGCCCAGCGCCTGCGTCAGTTCATGGATGGGCGCGATCTGCGCCACCAGCGCCTCGGGCGTCTGGCTGCGATTGGCCTTGTAGTACTCGTACAGGTCGTCGCGGAAGGTGCGCCCCGGCGCATCGAAGATCACAGCGCCCAGCGTGG from Lautropia mirabilis harbors:
- a CDS encoding DUF4124 domain-containing protein codes for the protein MMKVSPVSRRLSGRFHACRFLFALPLAAGLMTAAMPAQAQVYKCKVDGKVSYQAMPCGGEVEGELKLAQDDGVGREGAALRKLWTGLKAGMSVAEVKKQRSGLMVPERPSRLVNGAEGLLEKDMKLAGALFKVKYYFLDGGYYQVMVTTDNPWLREDDEIRALYGKLQPQVQKMLGKASSEEPLEMRNIGLWGRTEWTDADGNLKTWVFITPGPPGQSMLTVGHRPDGVAAFKDLRQLRKP
- a CDS encoding DUF4197 domain-containing protein, with the translated sequence MGVHSMIKVRRLLGAPLAAASLSLGVALAGTVGLPGTALALDLSSITQTDASAAVKAALQKGAESAVASLGKADGFLGNPEVKIPLPSSLQKLEKAAKLMGKQKDFEALQVNINRAAEAAVPEAKTLLLNAIKGMSVKDAKGILAGGDDSVTSFFREKTSKEMYQKFLPIVTQYTGKMGLAKQYNSLAGQASKLGVVKSDDAKIESYVTNKAMDGLYKMIAAEEKSIRADPVGTGSAILKKVFSK
- a CDS encoding type II toxin-antitoxin system death-on-curing family toxin, producing the protein MTTDYLTTADLLGLHRVLMQRYGGTPGLRDAGALESALFRPQTGYYEDIVAEAAALMESLAINHPFIDGNKRIAFAATDVFLRINGWRLHRPALQIHEDMMQMLESGTFDLARLEPWLRSFASPDDR
- a CDS encoding CaiB/BaiF CoA transferase family protein; translation: MRRLIMAGALSHIRVLDLSRILAGPWAGQILADLGADVIKVERPGPGDDTRGWGPPWIKDDQGQDTSVAAYYLCANRNKRSITVDITQPEGQDIVRRLAAKSDVVLENFKLGGLKQYGLDYDSLKAVNPRLVYCSITGFGQDGPYAPRAGYDFLIQGLGGLMSITGRPDGEPGAGPMKVGVALTDILTGLYATNAVLAALAWREQSGEGQYIDMALLDVQVACLANQAMNYLATGNSPRRMGNAHPSIVPYQDFPTADGHMILAIGNDGQFARFCEVAGRPELAADVRFATNRARVENRAELIPLLNEITATRTTAEWIGQLEARAVPCGPINGLAEVFADPQVQARGLAVTLPHPEAGEVPLVASPIRLSKTPVEYRRAPPLVGEHTDEILADLGVDAAGIAGLRERGVV
- a CDS encoding acyl-CoA dehydrogenase, with the translated sequence MASHRAPFNWADPLLLDAQLSDTERMVQDSARAYCQDKLLPRVQEAFRHEKTDVSIFREMGELGLLGPTIAEEYGGAGLNYVCYGLIAREVERVDSGYRSMMSVQGSLVMVPIEAFGTEEQKQKYLPKLATGELIGCFGLTEPNHGSDPGSMVTRARKVEGGYSLSGAKTWITNSPIADVFVVWAKDDEGQIRGFILEKGWKGLSAPAIHGKVGLRASITGEIVMDEVFVPEENAFPEVRGLKGPFTCLNSARYGIAWGALGAAEACYEAARQYTLDRKQFNRPLAANQLIQKKLADMATEISLGLQAVLRVGRMKDEGIAPVEVTSIVKRNSCGKALDIARMARDMLGGNGISDEYPVARHLVNLEVVNTYEGTHDIHALILGRAITGIAAFAN
- a CDS encoding LysR family transcriptional regulator, producing the protein MRKKIPSTHALLAFESAARHESFTRAAEELALTQSAVCRQINALEDYLGVPLFRRTRRGVQLTEAGQDYSRQIGPRLDALEQDTLAVMSQHGTGSTLDLAVVPTFATRWLLPRLGRFQARQPEVIVNLHTQTRPFLFDQTGFDAAIYFGDAGWPGTEAHFLMHEYPVPVCSPTLPGVQLHMTPEAIAELPLLQQSTRPYAWRQWFAAAGVTTPRAMTGMRLELFSMLAQAAIERLGVALIPPFLIQQELANGSLISPCPQSMPSSRAYYLIVPEHKAERPALTCFREWLVGEAKENA
- a CDS encoding protein adenylyltransferase SelO; its protein translation is MKPTTLHWNLSHSYRSLPQAFFSDAQPARFPKPQVLLFNQSLARELGLLPTEDATATDAGAGADASAAAHPATPTPWSDGSPLMAEAADFFSGNRFPEGSLPLSQAYAGHQFGHFAMLGDGRATLIGEQITPDGQRIDIQLKGNGQTPYSRQGDGKAALGPMLREYLISEAMHALHIPTTRSLAVVTTGDRVHRRGPKTGAVLTRTAQSHIRVATFQYAAALRDVAALKALADYTIERHFPDIRTETAADPKLTPYRLMLRRVIARQVALVAQWQSVSFIHGVMNTDNMAITGETIDYGPCAFMDTYDPDTVFSSIDHQGRYRYSNQPPIAHWNLTRLAETLLPLFSDDQDEAVDMAKEELNAFASQFEACYTRHMCQKLGLFTPQDAEVPASDQLLAVDLLQLMLNHEADYTNTFVRLTLAMDGQEGHDLDGTDPLFSSEAFAAWKTRWHARLDEQAQSQQETAARMKSANPFVIPRNALVEAALEAAEARDMQPFNALLSVLQRPFDPESNIRAYQKVPKDSREYMTFCGT